From the Cohaesibacter sp. ES.047 genome, the window AAAACGAGGATCACGACTTAAAACTCGCTCCAGAGTGGAAACTGCGTAGGGGTGTTCCATTGCCCTGTGGCGGGAACCGTCCATTGGAAAAGTCTCATTCTCTTCAGCGATGCAGTTGCTCCGTGTAGCAATTAAACAATCAGGTTCCTTATTCAGATTTCTGATATTGTTCATCAAAAAATCCCGGTTCAAGTTTAATCCGACGCCCCATCGGCACCTGCTCGTTTAACAAAACACCTGCCTGTTTCATCTTACGCTTGAGATCAAAATTCTCTGCCTTCAAAACGGCAACCATCTGTCCAAGCCGATTGTTCTCCTGCTGCAACCGGCGCACTTCTGCTTGATCCATCTCGCCAATTGAAGCACCATCAATATCGCTTGATTCATTGCGACGTTCTTTGATGCTGTACAACAATCCTTTCTCGGTCGCGTAGTCTCGCAGCCTTTGCTGGAAAGCAGGATTGTCCTGCAAAACATTGCGGCTAACGCCATTAGGACCAACGCGCTTCAGGATTGCCTGATGATTCAGCGCACCATTCCGTGTCGGCAGGGTCTTGCGATCTTGCTCACAAGCATCAATCAGACCTTCCAGATATTGGAGATTTTCCTTGCCAGCCTTAGCCCCTTGACGTTTTACCATAGGATGCCCTCTATTCCTTGACCCCGGTGGAGCCAAAACCACCTGACCCGCGCTCAGTTTCGCTCAGTGTATCAACCTCGACTATTTGAGGCTTCAATATTGGGGCAATAACTGCTTGAGCAATTCTGTCGCCATGGCCGATAGTAAAGGGTTCCTTTCCCGCATTGAGTAGGGCTACTTTTACGGAACCTCTATAATCTTCGTCCACGGTCCCGGGACTGTTCGGAATCATTAAGCCATGTCTGACAGCCAGACCTGATCTGGGCCGGATCTGCATTTCCGTTCCGGAAGGAATTTCAACGGCAAATCCGGTGGGAACCAAAGCAATGCAACCGGGGTCAAGAATCACATCTCCATCCGGAAGGCATGCCCTTAGGTCCATTCCTGCCGCACCTGGCGTAGCGTAGGAAGGAAGAGGAAGGTCTACATTTTCAGGCAGGCGCAAGAACTTGACAACAGTCATTCTGTTCTCCTTGGAGGCATTGGCAAGACATTGTTGGAAATGCCAGAAGACATATTAGATATTTGGGCTTCAAGCGCCTTTATCCGCCTATCTTTGGCTGCCAGATCTTTTCGCCAGCTAATAGCCTGAGAAGAGATTTCCGCCAATGCTTGTTCAAAAAACTCTATAGTGTCACGCCGGGCTTTTGCCCCATCCGGCTTTGATACAGCAGATTCTTTTTTGTGACCTTTGACCCAATTCTGGACTTGTTTTTTCAAATCCTTGTGCCGGGCATTGCGGAGATATGCTTCACTGACACCGGCCTGACGCTGCACCTCCTGAACAGAAAGCCGACGGGGTTTATCCGGATTATCTGGTTCATGATAATAGCCTCTTTGAGCTATCACCGCATCTATGGTCCGCATCGCATCCAGGATAGCTTGCTGGGATTTTTCTTTGCGCCCCCGATGGTATTCCGCCAACGGTACGGTCTTTGAACTATCACCCATTATTTGCTCTCCAGATAATCAATCAGTTTATCTTTGGTCTGTTGCGGCAATCCATTAAAGTGTCTGTGATCACAATCCCGCAATGCACCACGTAGGCGTTCATCGCTGGTAAAGACATCAAGAGTTTTTTCAAAAGTGGCAAGGCCAGCAATGATTTGAGTTTGGAACATTGCTTTTCTGCCATCAGACACCCGATTTCCCCGCATCATCTGCATGGCAGATTCTACCAGTCGCTCTTTGTTTTGGGCCTCAGCTGC encodes:
- the dut gene encoding dUTP diphosphatase, which produces MTVVKFLRLPENVDLPLPSYATPGAAGMDLRACLPDGDVILDPGCIALVPTGFAVEIPSGTEMQIRPRSGLAVRHGLMIPNSPGTVDEDYRGSVKVALLNAGKEPFTIGHGDRIAQAVIAPILKPQIVEVDTLSETERGSGGFGSTGVKE